The following proteins are co-located in the Candidatus Terasakiella magnetica genome:
- a CDS encoding helix-turn-helix transcriptional regulator: MSQFENRLVSKKELRSLCGIPYTPQHIARLEAAGNFPRRVNLGPNRVAWVLSEVNEWIQQRLNSRDTADDNSASS, encoded by the coding sequence ATGTCACAGTTTGAAAACAGGCTTGTATCTAAGAAAGAATTGAGGAGCCTTTGCGGCATTCCTTATACGCCTCAGCATATCGCACGGCTCGAAGCGGCTGGTAATTTCCCTCGGAGGGTAAATTTAGGCCCAAATCGAGTGGCGTGGGTTCTGTCAGAGGTGAATGAGTGGATCCAACAGCGGCTCAATTCACGCGATACAGCGGATGACAACAGTGCCTCCTCTTGA